In Thiospirochaeta perfilievii, a single window of DNA contains:
- a CDS encoding DUF1751 domain-containing protein has product MKNKLHKYAINNLTLFIIIGQVITYLAINSGYITYSDLSLSYSLIVNGEFWRVVSFVFIPPATSPIWSLLSWYILYLMGSNLEHFWGALHYNTYILVAVVLTNLTAYFFKLSIGTNYYFQSSIFLAFAFLNPNFTVRLFFILPIKIKWIALITWIFYAWALIFGSLGAKLLLIASLANFIIFFSKDIFYKIKYRGSGLKRKIEYEMSKNSPKHSCFICNKNDIDNPHSEFRYCSKCNPEQCYCEDHIKNHNHISE; this is encoded by the coding sequence ATGAAAAATAAACTCCATAAGTATGCTATAAATAACTTAACTCTATTTATCATAATTGGTCAGGTGATAACTTATCTAGCAATTAACTCTGGATATATTACATATAGTGACCTATCTCTTAGTTACTCCCTTATAGTTAATGGAGAGTTTTGGAGGGTAGTTTCTTTTGTTTTTATACCTCCAGCTACATCCCCTATATGGTCCCTGCTAAGCTGGTATATTTTGTACCTAATGGGTAGTAATTTAGAACACTTTTGGGGGGCACTCCACTATAATACGTATATTCTTGTAGCTGTAGTATTAACCAATTTAACAGCCTATTTTTTTAAACTTTCAATTGGAACAAACTACTACTTCCAAAGCTCAATATTTCTAGCATTTGCATTTTTAAATCCCAACTTTACTGTAAGACTTTTTTTTATTCTTCCCATTAAAATAAAATGGATTGCTCTAATTACATGGATTTTTTATGCTTGGGCTTTAATTTTTGGTAGCCTAGGGGCTAAACTGCTACTAATTGCTTCTTTAGCTAATTTTATAATCTTTTTCAGCAAGGATATATTCTATAAAATAAAGTATAGAGGAAGTGGATTAAAAAGAAAAATTGAGTATGAGATGAGTAAAAACAGTCCTAAACATAGCTGTTTTATCTGTAATAAAAATGATATTGATAACCCCCATTCAGAGTTCAGATACTGTAGTAAGTGTAACCCGGAACAGTGTTATTGTGAGGACCATATTAAAAATCACAATCATATTTCAGAGTAG
- a CDS encoding DUF4259 domain-containing protein, with protein sequence MGTWDIGFFDNDMACDWENSIKDNRDLSYIESAIDHVLENTEDSLDIDISNKALAAAESLARLLGTSSGSSSYTEHIDKWAKEFSDSVDIKLINKTITALEMILSSNSELKQFWTLRGEYSKWESSIKDLENRLKTSYEK encoded by the coding sequence TTGGGTACCTGGGATATTGGTTTTTTCGATAATGATATGGCTTGCGATTGGGAAAATAGTATTAAAGATAATAGAGATTTATCATATATAGAGAGTGCTATAGATCACGTTCTTGAAAATACAGAGGATAGTTTAGATATTGATATATCAAATAAAGCACTAGCCGCTGCTGAGTCTCTTGCTCGACTTTTAGGAACATCATCTGGTTCAAGCAGTTATACAGAACATATAGATAAATGGGCCAAAGAGTTTTCCGATAGTGTAGATATTAAACTTATAAATAAAACTATAACAGCCTTAGAAATGATACTATCATCTAACTCAGAACTTAAACAGTTCTGGACACTTAGGGGAGAGTATAGCAAGTGGGAGTCCTCTATAAAAGATTTAGAAAATCGACTAAAAACGTCCTATGAAAAATAA
- a CDS encoding aminopeptidase, producing the protein MTNKELEKKLFLKRESSWITYNKEETTKALEFCEGYKTYIDNSKTERLCVKYSINLLEESGFKEMKSYSNLKVGDKFYKNIKGRALFAGIVGEDKDTFNIVGAHVDSPRLDLKPNPLFEDSELALLKTHYYGGVKKYQWVNQPLSINGVVFTTDGREIPISIGDRDDEPKFMIPDLLIHLSQEQAKKDGAKVVEGEQLNLIVGSIPVNDDEIKEKVKFAVLEYLYKNYNFIEEDFNSADISITPAGKAMDIGFDRSLIAAYGHDDRVCAYPAIEVIRELKTPLKTAIVFLSDKEEVGSAGDTGADSNILLNLAIEYKELVGSAKDAHLILEKSQAISSDVTAGVNPNFKDVHDLRNAPVLGKGVGIAKYTGSRGKSGAHDSGAEFVAYIRTIAKESNTAIQSTTMGKIDLGGGGTIAKYLSKYGMDVIDAGPALLGMHSPYEVASKVDIYSCFKLYKAFLER; encoded by the coding sequence ATGACGAATAAAGAGTTAGAGAAGAAACTTTTTTTAAAGAGAGAAAGTTCATGGATAACATATAACAAGGAAGAAACAACTAAAGCTCTAGAATTTTGCGAAGGGTATAAAACATATATAGATAATTCAAAAACTGAAAGATTATGCGTAAAATACTCGATAAACCTACTTGAAGAGTCGGGATTTAAAGAGATGAAGAGTTACTCAAATTTAAAAGTTGGAGATAAGTTTTATAAAAACATTAAGGGCCGTGCACTTTTTGCAGGTATTGTAGGAGAGGATAAAGATACATTTAATATAGTGGGAGCCCATGTAGACTCTCCTAGATTGGATCTTAAACCAAATCCTCTATTTGAAGATTCAGAACTTGCACTATTAAAAACCCACTACTATGGTGGAGTAAAAAAATACCAATGGGTTAACCAACCCCTATCTATTAACGGAGTTGTTTTTACTACAGACGGTAGAGAGATTCCAATATCAATTGGAGATCGGGATGATGAACCTAAATTTATGATACCAGATCTATTAATTCACCTCTCCCAGGAACAGGCTAAAAAAGATGGTGCGAAAGTAGTAGAGGGTGAGCAGTTAAACCTAATTGTAGGAAGCATCCCAGTTAATGATGATGAGATTAAAGAGAAGGTAAAATTTGCAGTATTAGAGTACTTATATAAAAACTACAACTTTATCGAAGAAGATTTTAATAGTGCTGATATATCAATCACTCCAGCAGGGAAGGCTATGGATATAGGTTTTGATAGATCTTTAATAGCAGCCTATGGTCATGATGATAGAGTATGTGCGTATCCAGCAATAGAGGTTATAAGAGAGTTAAAAACTCCATTAAAAACAGCTATTGTATTTTTATCAGATAAAGAGGAAGTAGGTTCCGCTGGAGATACAGGTGCTGATAGCAATATACTTTTAAACCTTGCTATAGAATACAAAGAACTTGTTGGATCAGCTAAGGATGCCCACCTTATCCTAGAAAAATCCCAGGCAATATCCTCGGATGTTACAGCTGGTGTAAACCCTAACTTTAAAGATGTTCATGATTTACGAAATGCACCTGTACTTGGAAAAGGTGTAGGAATTGCTAAATATACAGGCTCAAGGGGAAAATCTGGTGCCCATGATTCAGGAGCTGAATTTGTAGCATATATTAGAACCATAGCCAAGGAGAGCAATACTGCAATTCAATCTACAACTATGGGTAAAATAGATTTAGGTGGTGGTGGAACAATTGCTAAATATCTTTCTAAATATGGTATGGATGTTATTGATGCAGGTCCGGCACTTCTAGGTATGCACTCTCCATACGAGGTAGCTTCAAAAGTTGATATCTACTCATGTTTTAAACTCTACAAAGCATTTTTAGAAAGATAA
- the sppA gene encoding signal peptide peptidase SppA, with amino-acid sequence MSNYLKKVFNISNKIRIGIINTFFWIIIIFLIYLLSTSSEEVNWGETLYLQINGAVQESGTEDDLITLVTSENFEVPKNTLLRDLLGAIEQATADDSIKNMVIDLDSLDYIGLASNQEVGEALDKFKNSNKEIYVYSSFFDRDSYYLASFASSISMDPFGEVNIDGISVYRSYLKNAIDKYDVDVTIFRAGDYKSYVEPYMSDSMSKGVKEQNLLWMNSIWDNYISQISKNRGFNSLLVDSYFSNRLDLTKKYSGDLSALALNEGFVDTLESRNQFFDRFPSLVYYKDYIDKSKNDGATKVAVITLEGPITYSDNSPGSISAVDTEQLLDSVLDSDIEGVILRINSGGGGVYASEIIRRKVEEVNRSIPVVISMGDVCASGGYWIATAGSKIYADHSTITGSIGVFGLIYGVEKTLENNFGIKTDGVSTTPNLEPVSLTKSISRDRADIIQLNINDTYSKFKNLVAKSRGIDINSLESIASGRVWSGAQAVGNGLVDSIGGLGEAKQFFGNDVQLIYKEGDIPLFDEVLKTFTSYSKVEIKVLEEFSIFERINDPKNIYALWL; translated from the coding sequence ATGAGTAACTATTTAAAAAAAGTATTTAATATTAGTAATAAAATTAGAATTGGGATTATTAATACTTTTTTTTGGATTATCATTATTTTTCTTATATATTTATTATCTACAAGCTCCGAGGAAGTAAATTGGGGAGAGACTCTCTATTTACAAATTAATGGAGCTGTCCAGGAGTCTGGGACCGAGGATGATCTAATAACACTTGTTACATCGGAGAATTTTGAAGTTCCTAAAAACACCCTATTAAGGGATCTTTTAGGGGCTATTGAACAGGCTACAGCCGACGATTCAATTAAAAATATGGTTATTGACTTAGACTCCTTAGATTATATAGGCCTCGCCTCTAACCAAGAGGTTGGAGAAGCCCTAGATAAATTTAAAAATAGCAATAAAGAGATATATGTATACTCCTCATTCTTCGATAGAGATAGTTACTATCTAGCAAGTTTTGCCTCATCTATATCCATGGACCCTTTTGGGGAAGTAAATATTGATGGAATATCTGTTTATAGAAGTTATTTAAAAAATGCAATTGATAAATACGATGTAGACGTAACAATCTTCCGAGCTGGTGACTATAAGTCCTATGTTGAGCCCTATATGTCTGACTCTATGTCTAAAGGGGTAAAGGAGCAAAATCTATTATGGATGAACTCTATTTGGGATAATTATATTAGTCAAATTTCAAAAAACAGGGGCTTTAATAGCCTATTAGTTGATTCTTACTTTTCCAATAGATTAGATCTTACAAAAAAATATAGTGGAGACCTCTCTGCCTTAGCTTTAAATGAAGGGTTTGTTGATACACTTGAGAGCCGTAATCAGTTTTTTGATAGATTTCCATCCTTAGTTTATTATAAAGATTATATAGATAAGAGCAAGAATGATGGGGCAACAAAGGTTGCAGTTATTACACTTGAGGGGCCAATTACCTACTCTGATAACTCTCCTGGGTCTATTAGTGCTGTGGATACGGAACAACTTCTAGATTCGGTTTTAGATAGTGATATTGAGGGAGTTATTTTAAGAATCAATAGTGGTGGAGGTGGAGTTTACGCCTCTGAAATAATTAGAAGAAAGGTAGAGGAAGTAAATAGAAGTATCCCTGTTGTTATTTCCATGGGGGATGTATGTGCCTCAGGTGGTTATTGGATTGCAACTGCAGGAAGTAAAATTTATGCAGATCACTCTACAATAACAGGTTCTATAGGTGTTTTTGGTCTGATTTATGGAGTAGAAAAGACCCTTGAAAATAATTTTGGTATAAAAACTGATGGTGTTTCAACAACGCCTAATTTAGAGCCTGTATCCCTAACAAAGAGTATTAGTAGGGATAGGGCAGATATAATTCAGTTAAATATTAATGATACATATAGTAAGTTTAAAAATCTTGTAGCCAAGAGTAGAGGTATTGATATTAATAGTTTAGAGTCTATTGCTTCTGGAAGGGTATGGAGTGGAGCCCAGGCTGTAGGTAATGGTCTAGTTGACTCTATTGGTGGCTTAGGAGAAGCTAAACAATTTTTTGGTAATGATGTACAGCTTATATACAAAGAAGGTGATATCCCTCTATTTGATGAGGTATTAAAAACTTTCACATCCTACTCTAAGGTGGAAATAAAGGTTCTTGAGGAATTCTCAATATTTGAAAGAATTAATGATCCCAAAAACATCTACGCATTATGGCTCTAA
- the nagB gene encoding glucosamine-6-phosphate deaminase produces the protein MRVIIQKDYDNVSKWTAAFIAKKIKDANPTEEKPYVLGLPTGSTPIGVYKELIRLNKEGYVSFKNVLTFNMDEYVGLPEDHEQSYHTFMWTNFFNHIDINEKNVNILNGNAKDLDLECQQYEEKIANAGGIDLFMGGIGPDGHIAFNEPGSSLESLTRIKTLTQDTIIANSRFFNNDVNQVPKTALTVGVKTVMSAKTVVILATGHNKSLALHKVVEEGVNHMWTVSALQLHRNGIIVCNDAATVELKVGTVNYFKDIETNNLDPKTQL, from the coding sequence ATGCGTGTAATTATTCAAAAAGACTATGATAATGTTTCAAAATGGACAGCAGCCTTTATTGCTAAAAAAATCAAAGATGCCAATCCAACAGAGGAAAAACCCTATGTTTTAGGACTACCTACTGGGTCAACACCTATTGGAGTTTATAAAGAGCTTATTAGACTTAACAAAGAGGGGTATGTAAGTTTCAAAAATGTATTAACCTTCAATATGGATGAGTATGTTGGACTACCAGAGGACCATGAACAGAGTTATCACACATTCATGTGGACAAACTTTTTTAATCATATTGATATAAATGAGAAAAATGTAAACATTTTAAATGGAAATGCAAAAGATTTAGATTTAGAGTGCCAACAGTATGAAGAAAAAATTGCAAATGCTGGTGGAATAGATCTATTTATGGGTGGTATTGGACCAGATGGACATATTGCTTTTAATGAGCCAGGGTCATCCCTAGAATCTTTAACAAGAATTAAAACATTAACCCAGGATACAATAATAGCAAACAGTCGATTTTTTAATAACGATGTAAACCAAGTACCTAAAACAGCGTTAACAGTTGGTGTTAAAACAGTTATGTCAGCAAAAACTGTAGTTATACTTGCAACAGGACATAATAAATCCTTAGCTCTACACAAGGTTGTTGAAGAGGGAGTTAACCATATGTGGACAGTTTCTGCCCTACAACTACATAGAAACGGTATAATTGTGTGTAATGATGCAGCAACTGTAGAATTAAAAGTAGGGACTGTAAACTACTTTAAGGATATTGAGACAAATAACTTAGACCCTAAAACACAACTATAA
- a CDS encoding response regulator: MFRKRILIILLLFSIVSLFSQNGVLQINLNNWEREENYFSNNFNLGLLDQYKKSIRTTHFELPEKFNNRLLYLKVERHLGLSYIYLNNKLISNIGSYIHVKNSDVSHILTVGIPPSLLEKSKPNKLQVVSYGLKKSKIPKMFISSEQQLPWYISFYKWLKQVQSLTYTLLIIVFIFSYAYFRKNGENLSNYLYLISLILFLMHFLLNGLEDSNLLKDNLSSIKPILSLLAWLLFILYHTVKRSVWETKQILTTSVIIGLALLSLSVSYSLHIKKIGINEVINTLLFITNIGFLLILLKKPMKDSRILNTSVIISLVLHLGNIIMINILHKPDFGLASTAIISVLIGYYITHFKDISDKIESNKLYSSKLFDTIEKNKLEISRKEHHISELKNINEEITRDKAIFFTTLGRNLRAPLNSIIGYSETIYTTDDITEVAPLVTEIIIEADKIFQSINNIMDFSTRDFNNNDLLLKDFRMKEIFDNSVYASPLISSFKKQINYNSVGVTDKVLIKGNPLIYKQMVTNILQFLISLNPKDIDYEISNNGITEKYMNLDARFIAHKLQNTDSESITPISNGKDIFTKYIKLYDIKFHEEFNDNDYIINIKFQCGLSDDKTKTSIPNLNVPTKHFLDRNITVLVVEDYLPNLNIVKLHLTKMGCNVLTATNGEDAITLFEKEFVDVILMDIKMPIMDGWEATERIRSTEKGLDTLIVGLTASSLDLDIRHCFESGMDDVQVKPIRKNQLYNKLESLETFKPQEFPTIASLRADYGISKVETETLFTSTINQISKQLEVLEVLISAADDEGIKMEIPVLLHAAAIINAFYFARLIRNFDNAYNKKDHIRVKKVYKRLVETINRVKEDNSDIFRN; this comes from the coding sequence ATGTTTAGAAAAAGAATATTAATAATATTACTTCTTTTTTCCATAGTATCACTATTCTCTCAAAATGGAGTTCTTCAAATAAATTTAAATAACTGGGAGAGAGAGGAGAACTATTTTAGTAACAACTTTAACCTAGGGTTACTAGATCAGTATAAAAAAAGTATTAGAACGACACATTTCGAACTCCCTGAGAAATTTAACAATAGACTGTTATACTTAAAAGTAGAGAGACATTTAGGACTATCCTATATCTATCTAAATAATAAACTTATATCAAATATTGGTTCTTATATTCATGTAAAGAATAGCGACGTTAGCCACATACTAACTGTAGGAATACCTCCTAGTTTATTAGAGAAGTCAAAACCAAATAAACTACAAGTAGTAAGTTATGGCTTAAAAAAATCAAAAATACCAAAGATGTTTATAAGTTCAGAACAGCAACTACCATGGTATATCTCATTTTATAAATGGCTAAAACAGGTCCAGTCATTAACCTATACCCTATTAATAATTGTTTTTATATTCTCTTATGCCTATTTTAGAAAAAATGGAGAAAACCTAAGTAACTACCTTTATCTAATTTCACTAATTCTTTTTCTTATGCACTTTTTATTAAATGGGTTAGAAGATAGCAACCTACTTAAAGATAACCTAAGTTCAATTAAACCTATACTCTCCCTATTAGCATGGTTACTATTTATTCTATATCACACTGTAAAAAGATCTGTATGGGAAACTAAACAGATATTAACAACTAGTGTAATTATTGGTTTAGCCCTACTATCCCTCTCTGTCTCTTATTCACTTCATATTAAAAAAATTGGTATAAATGAGGTGATAAACACCCTTCTTTTTATAACTAACATAGGATTTTTACTGATTCTATTAAAAAAACCTATGAAAGATTCAAGAATATTAAATACCTCAGTTATAATAAGTCTAGTACTTCATTTAGGTAATATAATTATGATTAATATACTGCACAAACCTGACTTTGGTCTTGCCTCCACAGCTATAATCTCAGTTCTTATTGGCTACTACATTACCCACTTTAAGGATATATCAGACAAAATTGAGAGTAATAAACTGTACAGTAGTAAGTTATTCGATACTATAGAAAAAAATAAATTAGAGATATCAAGAAAAGAGCATCACATCTCTGAATTAAAAAATATAAATGAGGAGATAACTAGGGATAAGGCGATATTTTTTACAACTCTAGGTAGAAATTTAAGAGCTCCACTTAACAGTATTATAGGATATAGTGAAACTATCTATACAACAGATGATATTACAGAGGTGGCCCCTTTAGTTACAGAGATAATTATTGAAGCAGATAAAATATTCCAATCTATTAACAACATAATGGACTTCTCAACTAGGGATTTTAATAATAATGATCTTCTTCTTAAGGATTTTAGAATGAAGGAGATATTTGATAACTCTGTATATGCGTCCCCCCTTATTAGCTCATTTAAAAAACAGATAAACTATAACTCTGTAGGAGTTACCGATAAAGTCCTCATTAAAGGTAATCCGCTAATATATAAGCAAATGGTAACAAATATTCTTCAATTTTTAATTAGCTTAAACCCTAAAGACATAGACTATGAGATATCTAACAACGGAATAACAGAGAAGTATATGAACCTAGATGCTAGGTTTATAGCCCATAAGCTACAAAATACAGACTCGGAATCTATAACCCCAATTAGTAATGGAAAAGACATATTTACAAAGTATATAAAGTTATACGATATTAAGTTTCACGAGGAGTTTAATGACAATGATTATATTATTAATATAAAATTTCAGTGTGGTTTATCTGATGATAAAACTAAAACGAGTATTCCTAACTTAAATGTTCCAACAAAACATTTTTTAGACAGAAACATTACTGTTTTAGTAGTGGAGGATTACCTACCAAACTTAAACATAGTAAAGCTGCATCTAACTAAAATGGGTTGTAATGTATTAACTGCCACTAATGGAGAAGATGCTATAACGCTCTTTGAAAAAGAGTTTGTAGATGTAATTCTAATGGATATAAAAATGCCTATAATGGATGGATGGGAAGCCACAGAGCGAATTAGATCAACAGAAAAAGGGTTAGATACATTAATTGTAGGTTTAACTGCTAGCTCATTAGATCTGGATATAAGACACTGCTTCGAATCAGGGATGGACGATGTTCAAGTAAAACCTATAAGAAAAAACCAGTTATATAATAAGTTAGAATCCTTAGAAACATTTAAACCCCAAGAGTTTCCAACTATAGCATCATTAAGGGCTGACTACGGAATATCTAAGGTTGAAACAGAAACTCTTTTTACCTCTACAATTAATCAGATATCTAAACAGTTAGAGGTTTTAGAGGTCCTTATATCTGCTGCTGATGATGAAGGGATTAAAATGGAAATTCCAGTTTTACTACACGCTGCAGCAATAATAAATGCATTCTATTTTGCTAGGTTAATTCGGAACTTTGATAATGCTTACAACAAAAAAGATCATATAAGAGTAAAAAAAGTTTACAAAAGATTAGTCGAAACAATTAATAGAGTAAAGGAAGATAATAGTGATATATTCAGGAATTGA
- a CDS encoding glutamine--tRNA ligase/YqeY domain fusion protein, with product MDNSEVKTVDFIRTQINEDLKNNKNDSRVHTRFPPEPNGFLHIGHAKAISVNHGIATEYAGKFNLRFDDTNPVKEDTLYVDAIKKDIEWLGANWDGDVKFASDYYQTFYESAVKLIKAGKAYVESLSAEEAREFRGSPTKPGKNSPYRDRSVDENLELFEKMKMGEFEEGECTLRAKIDMTHVNVHMRDPYLYRIRKVAHHRTGDDWCIYPMYDFAHCIEDAIEGITHSLCSLEFINHRELYDWILDNLDFKYRPRQIEFARLNLSYTVMSKRYLLELVETGVVNGWDDPRLPTISGMRRRGYSPQSIRSFCTQIGLSKVNSLVDFAFLEYVIREDLNSSADRIMAVTKPLKVTITNYPEGQTEEFEADNNPNSETAGKRMVPFSKELYIDRTDFIEEPPKKFFRMTKGQEVRLKHAYYVTCTDVIKDDNGEVTELLCTYDPESKGAKTPDGRKVKGTIQWVSIKHAVEAEVRMYDKLFTLENMGSMEEGKGYNDYLNPNSLEIINNAFIEPSIKERAIGEVVQFMRIGYFCKDQDSTDDKYVFNLTVALKDSWAKMQKKNK from the coding sequence ATGGATAATAGTGAAGTTAAGACAGTAGATTTTATCAGAACTCAGATTAACGAAGATTTAAAAAACAATAAAAATGATAGTAGGGTTCATACAAGGTTTCCACCAGAACCCAACGGATTCCTTCATATTGGACATGCAAAAGCTATAAGTGTAAATCATGGTATCGCCACAGAATACGCAGGGAAATTTAACTTAAGATTTGATGATACCAATCCTGTAAAAGAGGATACTTTATACGTAGATGCTATAAAAAAAGATATTGAGTGGCTAGGTGCTAACTGGGATGGGGATGTTAAGTTTGCTTCAGACTATTACCAAACATTTTATGAGTCTGCAGTTAAGCTTATTAAAGCTGGTAAAGCGTATGTTGAAAGTCTAAGTGCTGAAGAGGCGAGAGAGTTTAGGGGTAGTCCTACTAAACCTGGTAAAAATAGCCCTTATAGGGATAGATCTGTAGATGAAAACCTAGAGCTTTTTGAAAAAATGAAGATGGGCGAGTTTGAAGAGGGAGAGTGTACTCTAAGAGCAAAAATAGATATGACCCATGTTAATGTACATATGCGGGACCCTTATTTATACCGAATTAGAAAGGTTGCCCACCATAGAACAGGGGATGATTGGTGTATCTATCCAATGTACGATTTTGCCCACTGTATAGAGGATGCTATTGAAGGGATAACCCACTCACTATGTTCCTTGGAATTTATAAACCATAGAGAGCTTTATGATTGGATTTTAGATAATCTTGATTTTAAATATAGGCCACGACAGATTGAGTTTGCCAGACTAAACTTAAGTTATACCGTTATGAGTAAGCGGTATCTTTTAGAGTTAGTTGAAACTGGAGTTGTTAATGGCTGGGATGATCCTAGGTTACCAACTATTAGTGGAATGAGAAGAAGAGGATACTCTCCCCAGTCCATTAGAAGCTTTTGTACCCAAATTGGTCTGTCAAAGGTTAACTCTTTAGTTGATTTTGCATTTTTAGAGTATGTCATTAGAGAGGATTTAAACAGTAGTGCAGATAGAATAATGGCAGTTACTAAACCTTTAAAAGTTACAATAACAAACTATCCTGAGGGACAGACTGAAGAGTTTGAAGCTGATAACAACCCAAATAGTGAGACTGCCGGTAAAAGAATGGTACCTTTTTCTAAGGAACTATACATAGACCGTACAGATTTTATTGAAGAACCACCTAAAAAATTCTTTAGAATGACTAAGGGACAAGAGGTTAGACTTAAACACGCCTATTATGTTACTTGTACAGATGTTATAAAAGATGATAATGGAGAAGTTACTGAGCTTCTATGTACCTATGATCCTGAATCTAAGGGAGCAAAAACTCCAGATGGAAGAAAAGTTAAGGGGACTATTCAATGGGTTTCTATAAAACACGCTGTAGAAGCTGAAGTTAGAATGTATGATAAACTTTTTACTCTAGAGAATATGGGTAGTATGGAAGAAGGTAAGGGGTATAACGACTATTTAAACCCTAACTCCCTTGAGATTATAAATAATGCATTTATAGAACCCTCTATAAAAGAGAGAGCTATAGGTGAAGTAGTTCAGTTTATGAGAATTGGTTATTTTTGTAAGGATCAGGACTCTACTGATGATAAATATGTTTTTAACTTAACTGTGGCTCTTAAAGATTCATGGGCAAAGATGCAGAAAAAGAACAAATAA
- a CDS encoding Lrp/AsnC family transcriptional regulator: MQPDEIDWKIIENIREEHKNNNAIARDLGVSEGMIRQRLKKLKDSGVVKISGLINPDVLENKMLALIAATLVDSSKLTEISERISEFDEVLSVSVSTGRYDIMIEILVESNKGLVKFLTQTLSSVEGISETETFVMLKTFGKYV; encoded by the coding sequence ATGCAGCCAGATGAGATTGACTGGAAAATAATTGAGAATATTAGGGAAGAGCATAAAAATAATAATGCAATTGCCAGGGATCTAGGTGTTTCTGAGGGTATGATACGTCAGAGATTAAAAAAGCTTAAAGACTCTGGAGTTGTAAAAATCAGTGGGCTTATTAATCCTGATGTTCTTGAGAATAAGATGTTAGCTTTAATTGCAGCTACCCTAGTTGATAGCTCAAAATTAACAGAGATCTCTGAGAGAATTTCCGAGTTTGATGAAGTTTTATCCGTCTCTGTATCCACTGGACGATACGATATTATGATTGAAATATTAGTAGAGTCAAATAAAGGCTTGGTTAAATTTTTAACTCAGACCTTATCTTCTGTTGAGGGTATTAGCGAGACTGAAACATTTGTTATGTTAAAAACCTTTGGGAAATATGTTTAG